From a region of the Enterobacter cancerogenus genome:
- a CDS encoding YhdT family protein, whose translation MDKRFVQAHKEARWALWLTLLYLAAWLVTAYLPDSSIGITGLPHWFEMACLLVPLVFILLCWAMVKFIYRDIPLEDDDAA comes from the coding sequence ATGGACAAGCGTTTTGTTCAGGCCCATAAAGAAGCGCGCTGGGCGCTGTGGCTGACCCTTCTCTATCTCGCCGCTTGGTTGGTAACTGCTTACTTACCTGATTCGTCTATCGGCATTACCGGCCTGCCTCACTGGTTTGAGATGGCGTGTCTTCTGGTGCCGCTGGTCTTTATCCTGCTGTGCTGGGCAATGGTGAAATTCATTTATCGCGATATTCCGCTGGAGGACGATGATGCAGCCTGA
- the mreB gene encoding rod shape-determining protein MreB — protein sequence MLKKFRGMFSNDLSIDLGTANTLIYVKGQGIVLNEPSVVAIRQDRAGSPKSVAAVGHDAKQMLGRTPGNIAAIRPMKDGVIADFFVTEKMLQHFIKQVHSNSFMRPSPRVLVCVPVGATQVERRAIRESAQGAGAREVFLIEEPMAAAIGAGLPVSEATGSMVVDIGGGTTEVAVISLNGVVYSSSVRIGGDRFDEAIINYVRRNYGSLIGEATAERIKHEIGSAYPGDEVREIEVRGRNLAEGVPRGFTLNSNEILEALQEPLTGIVSAVMVALEQCPPELASDISERGMVLTGGGALLRNLDRLLMEETGIPVVVAEDPLTCVARGGGKALEMIDMHGGDLFSEE from the coding sequence ATGTTGAAAAAATTTCGTGGCATGTTTTCAAATGACCTGTCCATTGACCTGGGTACCGCGAATACCCTTATTTATGTAAAAGGACAAGGCATCGTACTGAATGAGCCTTCCGTTGTGGCCATTCGTCAGGATCGTGCCGGCTCGCCAAAAAGCGTCGCTGCAGTCGGTCATGATGCGAAGCAAATGCTGGGCCGTACCCCAGGCAACATCGCCGCGATCCGCCCAATGAAAGACGGCGTTATTGCTGACTTCTTCGTGACTGAAAAAATGCTTCAGCACTTTATCAAGCAGGTTCACAGCAACAGCTTCATGCGTCCAAGCCCGCGTGTTCTGGTGTGTGTGCCGGTTGGCGCAACCCAGGTAGAACGTCGCGCAATCCGTGAATCCGCTCAGGGTGCAGGCGCGCGTGAAGTGTTCCTGATTGAAGAACCTATGGCGGCAGCTATCGGTGCAGGCCTGCCGGTTTCTGAAGCGACCGGTTCCATGGTTGTGGATATCGGTGGCGGTACCACTGAAGTGGCCGTGATCTCCCTGAACGGTGTGGTGTACTCCTCTTCCGTGCGTATCGGTGGCGACCGTTTCGACGAAGCCATTATTAATTATGTGCGCCGTAACTACGGTTCCCTGATCGGTGAAGCCACCGCAGAACGTATCAAACACGAAATCGGTTCTGCTTACCCAGGCGATGAAGTGCGTGAGATCGAAGTGCGCGGTCGTAACCTGGCAGAAGGCGTTCCACGCGGCTTTACCCTGAACTCCAACGAAATCCTCGAAGCGCTGCAAGAGCCGCTGACCGGTATCGTGAGCGCGGTGATGGTTGCGCTGGAACAGTGCCCACCAGAACTGGCGTCTGATATCTCCGAGCGCGGTATGGTGCTGACCGGTGGTGGTGCGCTGCTGCGTAACCTCGACCGCCTGTTGATGGAAGAGACAGGTATTCCTGTCGTAGTTGCAGAAGATCCACTGACTTGCGTCGCCCGTGGTGGTGGCAAGGCGCTGGAAATGATCGACATGCACGGCGGCGACTTGTTCAGCGAAGAGTAG
- the csrD gene encoding RNase E specificity factor CsrD yields the protein MRLTTKFSAFITLLTGLTIFVTLIGCSLSFYNAIQDKLVNRVQSVASVIDTRLITTSLPALSRELDELMVPVDIVQIDITQGKKTVFSHARQTSYRPAGTVNQYREVAVNSLKHPGMTIRMVYLDPMSNYFRSLMTTAPLTMAVGFIVVLIFLAVRWLRRQLSGQELLENRSVRILNGERGPQVRGSVYEWPTRTSSALDVLLSEIQFASDQRSRMDTLIRSYAAQDNKTGLNNRLFFDNQLATLLDDAEKVGAHGVVMMIRLPDFDLLRDTWGRRVAEENLFTLINLLSTFIMRYPGSLLARYHRSDFAVLLPHRTLKESESIASQLLKAVDALPQSKLFDRDDMVHIGICAWRGGQATEQVMEHAEAATRNAVLQGANGWAIYDDSLPEKGRGNVRWRTLIEQMLSRGGPRIYQKPAVMKNGLVHHRELMCRIFDGTEEVISAEYLPMVLQFGLSEEYDRQQISRLIPFLSFWPEENLALQVTVESLIRPRFQRWLRDTLMQCEKSQRKRIIFELAEADVGQHISRLRPVVRLINALGARVAVTQAGLTLVSTSWIKELGAELLKLHPGLVRNIEKRTENQLLVQSLVEACKGTQTQVFAAGVRSRGEWQMLTERGVAGGQGDFFAASQPLDTNVKKYLQRYSV from the coding sequence ATGCGATTAACCACAAAATTTTCAGCGTTTATCACGCTGCTGACGGGGCTCACCATCTTCGTCACGCTGATTGGCTGTTCCCTGAGCTTTTACAATGCCATTCAGGATAAGCTGGTCAATCGCGTTCAGTCGGTGGCATCGGTCATTGATACCCGTCTGATTACCACCTCGCTCCCGGCGCTGTCGCGCGAGCTGGACGAGCTGATGGTGCCGGTAGATATTGTTCAGATCGATATCACCCAGGGCAAAAAAACGGTTTTTAGCCATGCCCGACAAACAAGCTATCGGCCTGCCGGCACGGTGAATCAGTACCGGGAGGTCGCGGTTAATTCGCTCAAACATCCCGGCATGACCATCAGGATGGTCTACCTGGACCCGATGTCCAATTACTTCCGCTCGTTGATGACCACCGCACCGCTGACCATGGCCGTTGGCTTTATCGTGGTGTTGATTTTTCTCGCCGTGCGCTGGCTGCGTCGTCAGCTCTCGGGCCAGGAGCTGCTGGAGAACCGTTCGGTACGAATACTGAACGGCGAACGTGGTCCGCAGGTGCGCGGTTCGGTCTATGAATGGCCGACACGCACCAGCAGCGCGCTGGACGTGCTGCTGTCTGAAATTCAGTTCGCCAGCGATCAGCGTAGCCGCATGGATACCTTGATCCGCTCCTACGCCGCGCAGGATAACAAAACGGGCTTGAATAACCGTCTCTTCTTTGATAATCAGCTGGCCACGCTGCTGGATGATGCCGAAAAGGTAGGGGCGCACGGGGTGGTGATGATGATCCGCCTGCCTGATTTCGATCTGCTGCGCGATACTTGGGGCCGCCGCGTGGCGGAAGAGAATCTCTTTACGCTCATCAACCTGCTCTCAACCTTTATTATGCGCTACCCGGGTTCGCTTCTGGCGCGCTATCACCGCAGTGATTTTGCCGTGTTGCTTCCCCATCGCACGCTGAAAGAGTCAGAGAGTATTGCCAGCCAACTGCTGAAAGCCGTCGATGCCTTGCCGCAAAGCAAGTTGTTCGACAGAGACGATATGGTGCACATCGGCATCTGCGCATGGCGCGGCGGGCAGGCAACCGAACAGGTGATGGAACATGCGGAAGCGGCAACCCGCAATGCGGTCCTGCAGGGGGCGAACGGCTGGGCGATTTATGATGATTCGCTGCCGGAAAAAGGGCGCGGCAACGTGCGCTGGCGTACGCTGATCGAGCAGATGTTAAGTCGCGGCGGGCCGCGCATATACCAAAAACCGGCGGTTATGAAAAATGGCCTGGTTCATCATCGCGAGCTGATGTGCCGTATTTTTGACGGCACGGAAGAGGTCATCTCCGCCGAATACCTGCCGATGGTGCTGCAGTTTGGCCTGTCCGAAGAGTACGACCGCCAGCAAATCTCCCGCCTGATCCCGTTCCTGTCGTTCTGGCCCGAGGAAAACCTGGCATTACAGGTCACCGTTGAGTCACTGATTCGCCCGCGTTTCCAGCGCTGGCTACGCGATACGTTAATGCAATGCGAAAAATCGCAACGTAAACGCATTATTTTTGAACTTGCAGAGGCAGATGTAGGTCAACACATCAGCCGGTTACGTCCTGTGGTACGGTTAATCAATGCGCTTGGTGCTCGCGTCGCGGTGACGCAGGCGGGCCTGACGCTGGTCAGTACCAGCTGGATCAAGGAGCTGGGTGCCGAGCTACTGAAGCTGCATCCGGGGCTGGTAAGGAATATTGAAAAACGCACGGAAAACCAGCTGCTGGTACAGAGCCTGGTGGAAGCGTGTAAGGGAACACAAACACAGGTATTTGCCGCTGGCGTGCGCTCGCGGGGTGAATGGCAGATGTTGACAGAGCGCGGGGTTGCAGGTGGTCAGGGTGATTTTTTTGCCGCCTCTCAGCCGCTTGACACCAATGTGAAAAAATATTTGCAAAGATACTCTGTTTGA
- the msrP gene encoding protein-methionine-sulfoxide reductase catalytic subunit MsrP: MKNRKLTEADVTSESVFMLQRRQILKMLGISATALTLTPAAHADLLDWFKGNDRPKAPSGAPLTFTKPAQWQNKLALTPEDKVTGYNNFYEFGLDKADPAANAGSMKTDPWTLKIDGEVAKPLTLDHHDLTTRFPLEERIYRMRCVEAWSMVVPWVGFPLHKLLAMVEPTSNAKYVAFQTRYAPDEMPGQKDRFIGGGLEYPYVEGLRLDEAMHPLTLLTVGVYGKALPPQNGAPIRLTVPWKYGFKGIKSIVSIKLTRERPPTTWNLAAPGEYGFFANVNPHVDHPRWSQATERFIGSGGALDVKRQPTLLFNGYADEVASLYRGLNLRENF, encoded by the coding sequence ATGAAAAACCGAAAGCTGACGGAAGCCGACGTAACGTCTGAATCTGTCTTTATGTTACAGCGCCGCCAGATCCTGAAAATGCTTGGCATCAGCGCGACCGCCTTAACGCTTACCCCTGCGGCCCACGCCGACCTGCTCGACTGGTTTAAGGGTAACGACCGCCCCAAAGCGCCCTCCGGTGCGCCCCTCACCTTTACGAAACCCGCACAATGGCAAAATAAACTGGCGCTGACGCCAGAAGATAAAGTCACGGGCTATAACAACTTCTATGAATTTGGCCTTGATAAGGCCGATCCTGCGGCCAACGCAGGCAGCATGAAAACCGATCCCTGGACGCTGAAAATTGACGGCGAGGTTGCCAAACCGCTGACGCTGGATCACCACGACCTCACCACCCGTTTTCCGCTGGAGGAGCGCATCTACCGGATGCGCTGCGTGGAGGCCTGGTCCATGGTGGTTCCCTGGGTTGGCTTCCCGCTGCATAAGCTGCTGGCGATGGTTGAGCCCACCAGCAACGCGAAGTACGTCGCGTTCCAGACGCGGTATGCGCCAGACGAGATGCCGGGTCAAAAGGATCGCTTTATCGGCGGCGGGCTTGAATACCCCTATGTGGAAGGGTTGCGCCTCGACGAAGCCATGCATCCGCTTACGCTGCTGACCGTGGGCGTTTACGGCAAAGCGCTGCCGCCGCAGAACGGGGCACCCATTCGCCTGACCGTGCCGTGGAAGTACGGCTTTAAAGGGATTAAGTCCATTGTCAGCATCAAACTCACCCGCGAGCGCCCCCCCACCACCTGGAACCTGGCGGCACCGGGCGAATACGGCTTTTTTGCGAACGTGAACCCGCATGTGGATCACCCGCGCTGGTCGCAGGCCACCGAACGGTTTATTGGGTCGGGCGGTGCGCTGGACGTTAAACGCCAGCCGACGCTGCTGTTTAACGGCTACGCGGATGAGGTGGCGTCGCTGTACCGTGGGCTGAATTTACGGGAGAATTTCTAG
- the msrQ gene encoding protein-methionine-sulfoxide reductase heme-binding subunit MsrQ encodes MRLTAKQIVWLKVLLHLAGLLPFIWLFWAVNAGAFSADPAKDIQHFTGRMALKFLLATLLVSPLARYAKQPLLIRTRRLLGLWCFAWATIHLTSYALLELGINNLSLLGRELVTRPYLTLGIVSWLILLALTLTSTQYAQRKLGRRWQYLHNVVYLVAILAPIHYLWSVKILSPQPILYALLALGLLAWRYKKFRQWLR; translated from the coding sequence GTGCGCTTAACCGCAAAGCAGATCGTCTGGCTGAAGGTGCTGCTGCACCTGGCCGGTTTGCTTCCTTTTATCTGGCTGTTCTGGGCGGTGAATGCAGGCGCGTTCAGCGCCGACCCAGCGAAGGATATCCAGCACTTTACGGGTAGGATGGCTCTGAAATTTTTACTGGCGACCTTGCTGGTCTCACCGCTGGCGCGTTACGCTAAACAGCCATTATTGATACGCACCCGTCGTCTGTTAGGGCTATGGTGTTTTGCCTGGGCGACGATCCATCTCACCAGCTATGCGCTGCTTGAGCTGGGGATTAACAATTTGTCGCTACTGGGCCGCGAACTGGTGACGCGCCCCTACCTGACGCTGGGCATTGTGAGCTGGCTGATTTTGCTGGCGCTGACGCTCACCTCCACGCAGTATGCCCAGCGAAAACTGGGCCGACGGTGGCAGTATTTGCACAACGTCGTCTATCTGGTTGCGATCCTCGCCCCCATTCATTACCTGTGGTCGGTGAAAATTCTCTCGCCGCAGCCCATCCTCTATGCGCTCCTGGCGCTGGGCCTGCTGGCGTGGCGTTATAAGAAGTTCCGCCAGTGGTTGCGATAG
- the acuI gene encoding acrylyl-CoA reductase (NADPH): MQALILEQQDGKTLASVQAIEEGRLPEGDVTVDIDWSSLNYKDALAITGKGKIIRNFPMVPGIDFAGHVHTSEDPRFHAGQQVLLTGWGVGENHWGGLASQARVKGDWLVPMPAGLDGRKAMIVGTAGFTAMLCVMALEDAGIRPESGEIVVTGASGGVGSTAVALLHKLGYQVVAVSGRESTHDYLRQLGASRILGREEFAETRPLEKQLWAGAVDTVGDKVLAKVLAQMNYGGCVAACGLAGGFALPTTVMPFILRNVRLQGVDSVMTPAARRAEAWERLVRDLPESFFTQSATEISLSQAPDYANKIMDNQFHGRALVKIA; encoded by the coding sequence ATGCAGGCTTTGATTTTAGAACAGCAGGACGGTAAAACCCTTGCCTCGGTGCAAGCCATTGAAGAGGGCCGTCTGCCCGAAGGCGACGTCACCGTGGACATTGACTGGTCCAGCCTGAACTATAAGGATGCGCTGGCGATTACCGGCAAAGGTAAAATCATCCGAAATTTCCCGATGGTGCCAGGAATTGATTTTGCGGGCCATGTGCACACCAGCGAAGATCCGCGCTTCCACGCCGGGCAGCAGGTGCTGCTCACCGGCTGGGGCGTGGGTGAAAACCACTGGGGCGGCCTGGCTTCTCAGGCGCGCGTGAAGGGCGACTGGCTGGTACCGATGCCGGCGGGGTTAGATGGCCGTAAAGCGATGATCGTAGGGACAGCCGGCTTTACCGCTATGCTGTGCGTGATGGCGCTGGAGGACGCCGGGATCCGCCCGGAATCTGGCGAAATTGTCGTGACCGGCGCGAGCGGTGGCGTGGGTAGCACCGCCGTTGCCCTGCTGCATAAGCTGGGTTATCAGGTTGTGGCCGTCTCTGGCCGTGAGAGTACGCATGACTATCTGCGTCAGCTGGGGGCGAGCCGCATTCTTGGCCGGGAAGAGTTTGCCGAAACCCGTCCGCTGGAAAAACAGCTTTGGGCAGGCGCAGTTGATACCGTAGGTGACAAAGTGCTCGCGAAAGTCCTGGCGCAGATGAACTACGGCGGCTGCGTGGCTGCCTGCGGTCTGGCGGGCGGTTTTGCCCTGCCAACCACCGTGATGCCGTTTATTCTGCGTAACGTGCGCCTGCAAGGGGTCGATTCTGTGATGACGCCTGCAGCCCGTCGCGCTGAAGCCTGGGAGCGTCTGGTGCGTGATCTGCCGGAGTCCTTCTTTACCCAAAGTGCCACCGAAATTTCCCTCAGCCAGGCACCTGACTATGCCAATAAGATCATGGACAACCAGTTCCATGGCCGCGCGCTGGTGAAAATAGCCTAA
- the aroQ gene encoding type II 3-dehydroquinate dehydratase, which translates to MADKFQILVLNGPNLNMLGTREPEKYGTLTLSEIVNRLGTEAASLDVDLDHFQSNAEYAIIDRIHQAKDNVDYILINPAAFTHTSVAIRDALLAVSIPFIEIHLSNVHAREPFRHHSYLSDIAAGVICGLGADGYSYALQTAVKRLSQSH; encoded by the coding sequence ATGGCTGATAAATTTCAAATCTTAGTCCTTAACGGACCGAACCTGAACATGCTCGGAACCCGTGAGCCAGAGAAGTATGGCACGCTAACATTGAGTGAAATTGTTAACCGTCTGGGTACGGAAGCAGCGTCATTAGATGTGGATTTGGATCATTTTCAGTCAAATGCGGAGTACGCAATCATCGACCGTATTCATCAGGCTAAAGACAATGTGGACTATATCCTGATCAATCCGGCCGCGTTTACGCACACCAGTGTTGCTATCCGCGACGCACTGCTTGCGGTGAGTATCCCGTTTATCGAGATCCACCTGAGTAACGTGCATGCCCGAGAACCGTTCCGCCACCATTCCTACCTGTCGGATATCGCCGCTGGTGTTATCTGTGGACTGGGTGCAGACGGTTATTCATACGCTTTACAGACAGCGGTAAAACGCCTGTCACAATCACACTAA
- the accB gene encoding acetyl-CoA carboxylase biotin carboxyl carrier protein has translation MDIRKIKKLIELVEESGISELEISEGEESVRISRAAPAASFPVMQQAYAAPMMQQQPALAAAVAPAADAAPAAAAEISGHIVRSPMVGTFYRTPSPDAKAFIEVGQKVNAGDTLCIVEAMKMMNQIEADKSGTVKAILVESGQPVEFDEPLVVIE, from the coding sequence ATGGATATTCGTAAGATTAAAAAACTGATCGAGCTGGTTGAAGAATCAGGCATCTCCGAACTGGAAATTTCTGAAGGCGAAGAGTCTGTACGCATCAGCCGTGCAGCCCCAGCCGCTAGCTTCCCGGTAATGCAGCAGGCTTATGCAGCACCGATGATGCAGCAGCAGCCTGCGCTTGCCGCAGCCGTTGCGCCAGCAGCAGACGCTGCACCTGCCGCAGCCGCAGAAATCAGTGGTCACATCGTACGTTCCCCAATGGTTGGGACTTTCTACCGCACCCCGAGCCCGGACGCGAAAGCGTTCATCGAAGTGGGTCAGAAAGTCAATGCAGGCGATACCCTGTGCATCGTCGAAGCCATGAAAATGATGAACCAGATCGAAGCTGACAAGTCAGGTACTGTGAAAGCGATTCTGGTCGAAAGTGGTCAGCCGGTAGAATTTGACGAGCCGCTGGTCGTCATCGAGTAA
- the accC gene encoding acetyl-CoA carboxylase biotin carboxylase subunit, whose translation MLDKIVIANRGEIALRILRACKELGIKTVAVHSSADRDLKHVLLADETVCIGPAPSVKSYLNIPAIISAAEITGAVAIHPGYGFLSENANFAEQVERSGFIFIGPKADTIRLMGDKVSAITAMKKAGVPTVPGSDGPLGDDMDVNRAHAKRIGYPVIIKASGGGGGRGMRVVRSDAELAQSIAMTKAEAKAAFSNDMVYMEKYLENPRHIEIQVLADGQGNAIYLAERDCSMQRRHQKVVEEAPAPGITPELRRYIGERCSKACVDIGYRGAGTFEFLFENGEFYFIEMNTRIQVEHPVTEMITGVDLIKEQLRIAAGQPLSIKQDEVVVKGHAVECRINAEDPNTFLPSPGKITRFHAPGGFGVRWESHIYAGYTVPPYYDSMIGKLICYGENRDVAIARMKNALQELIIDGIKTNVDLQMRIMSDEHFQNGGTNIHYLEKKLGLNEK comes from the coding sequence ATGCTGGATAAAATTGTTATCGCCAACCGTGGCGAGATTGCACTGCGTATTCTTCGTGCCTGTAAAGAACTGGGCATCAAGACCGTGGCCGTGCACTCAAGCGCGGATCGCGATTTAAAACACGTATTGCTGGCGGATGAGACGGTCTGTATTGGCCCGGCTCCGTCCGTAAAAAGCTATCTGAACATCCCGGCTATCATCAGCGCCGCTGAAATCACCGGCGCGGTGGCAATTCATCCGGGTTACGGCTTCCTCTCAGAGAATGCCAACTTTGCCGAGCAGGTTGAACGCTCTGGCTTTATCTTCATCGGCCCGAAAGCCGACACCATTCGCCTGATGGGCGACAAAGTGTCTGCGATCACCGCAATGAAGAAAGCCGGTGTTCCAACTGTACCAGGCTCCGACGGCCCTCTGGGCGACGATATGGATGTTAACCGTGCCCATGCGAAACGCATTGGCTACCCGGTGATCATCAAGGCGTCCGGCGGCGGCGGCGGTCGTGGTATGCGCGTTGTGCGCAGCGATGCAGAACTGGCCCAGTCCATTGCCATGACAAAAGCGGAAGCGAAAGCGGCTTTCAGCAATGACATGGTTTACATGGAAAAGTACCTGGAAAACCCACGCCACATCGAAATTCAGGTGTTGGCTGACGGTCAGGGTAACGCCATCTATCTGGCAGAACGCGACTGCTCCATGCAGCGTCGTCACCAGAAAGTGGTCGAAGAAGCGCCAGCTCCGGGCATTACTCCGGAACTGCGTCGCTACATCGGCGAGCGTTGCTCCAAGGCCTGTGTGGATATCGGCTATCGCGGCGCAGGTACTTTCGAGTTCCTGTTCGAAAACGGCGAGTTCTACTTCATTGAGATGAACACCCGTATTCAGGTTGAACACCCGGTTACCGAAATGATCACCGGTGTTGACCTGATAAAAGAGCAGCTGCGTATCGCTGCCGGCCAGCCTCTGTCCATCAAACAGGACGAAGTTGTGGTCAAAGGCCATGCGGTAGAATGCCGTATCAACGCCGAAGACCCGAACACCTTCCTGCCAAGCCCGGGTAAAATTACGCGTTTCCACGCGCCGGGTGGCTTTGGTGTGCGCTGGGAGTCTCATATTTACGCCGGTTACACCGTACCGCCGTACTATGACTCAATGATCGGTAAACTCATCTGCTACGGCGAGAACCGTGACGTGGCGATTGCCCGCATGAAGAACGCCCTGCAGGAGCTGATCATCGACGGTATCAAAACCAACGTTGATCTGCAGATGCGCATCATGAGCGACGAGCACTTCCAGAATGGTGGAACTAACATCCACTATCTGGAGAAGAAACTCGGTCTGAACGAGAAGTAA
- the panF gene encoding sodium/pantothenate symporter yields the protein MQPEVILPLIAYLLVVFGLSVYAMRKRSTGTFLNEYFLGSRSMGGVVLAMTLTATYISASSFIGGPGAAYKYGLGWVLLAMIQLPAVWLSLGILGKKFAILARRYNAVTLNDMLFARYQSRLLVWLASLSLLVAFIGAMTVQFIGGARLLETAAGIPYETGLIIFGVSIALYTAFGGFRASVLNDTMQGMVMLIGTIVLLVGIVHAAGGLSHAVETLEAIDPKLVSPQGADDILSPTFMTSFWVLVCFGVIGLPHTAVRCISYKDSKAVHRGIIIGTIVVAILMFGMHLAGALGRAVIPDLTVPDLVIPTLMVKVLPPFAAGIFLAAPMAAIMSTINAQLLQSSATIVKDLYLNLRPEQVENERRLKRMSAVITLLLGALLLLAAWRPPEMIIWLNLLAFGGLEAVFLWPLVLGLYWERANAAGALSAMIVGGVLYAVLATFNIQYLGFHPIVPSLLLSLLAFVVGNRFGQPVPQPAVISTDK from the coding sequence ATGCAGCCTGAAGTCATTCTGCCGCTTATCGCTTACCTGTTAGTGGTGTTTGGTTTGTCCGTTTATGCGATGCGTAAAAGGAGCACCGGCACCTTCCTGAATGAGTATTTTCTCGGTAGCCGCTCGATGGGCGGCGTTGTGCTGGCCATGACGCTTACCGCCACCTATATCAGCGCCAGCTCGTTTATCGGGGGTCCCGGTGCCGCCTATAAATACGGGTTAGGCTGGGTGCTGCTGGCGATGATCCAGTTGCCTGCCGTCTGGCTCTCTTTGGGTATTCTCGGCAAAAAATTTGCCATTCTGGCTCGTCGCTATAACGCCGTGACGCTCAACGATATGCTGTTTGCGCGCTATCAGAGCCGTCTGCTGGTGTGGCTCGCAAGCCTGAGCCTGCTGGTCGCCTTTATTGGTGCGATGACGGTACAGTTTATCGGCGGCGCGCGTTTGCTGGAGACGGCAGCGGGGATCCCCTATGAGACCGGCCTTATCATCTTCGGGGTGAGTATTGCGCTGTACACCGCCTTTGGCGGGTTCCGTGCCAGCGTGCTGAACGATACGATGCAGGGGATGGTGATGCTTATTGGCACTATCGTTCTGCTGGTGGGGATTGTTCATGCGGCAGGCGGCCTGAGCCATGCCGTGGAAACCCTGGAAGCGATCGACCCGAAACTGGTCTCGCCGCAGGGCGCGGACGATATCCTCTCCCCAACGTTTATGACCTCGTTCTGGGTGCTGGTGTGCTTTGGGGTGATTGGCCTGCCGCATACCGCAGTGCGATGCATCTCTTATAAAGACAGCAAAGCGGTGCACAGAGGCATCATCATCGGCACCATCGTTGTGGCGATCCTGATGTTTGGTATGCACCTGGCAGGCGCGTTAGGCCGCGCGGTGATCCCGGACCTGACGGTCCCCGATTTGGTGATCCCAACGCTGATGGTCAAAGTGCTTCCGCCCTTTGCTGCCGGGATATTCCTCGCCGCGCCTATGGCCGCCATTATGTCGACGATCAATGCTCAGCTCCTGCAAAGTTCCGCTACGATCGTTAAAGACCTCTATCTGAACCTGCGCCCGGAGCAGGTCGAAAACGAGCGACGCCTGAAGCGGATGTCAGCCGTGATTACGCTGCTGTTAGGGGCGTTGTTGTTGCTGGCCGCCTGGCGTCCGCCGGAAATGATCATCTGGCTCAACCTGCTCGCGTTCGGTGGGCTTGAGGCGGTCTTCCTGTGGCCGCTGGTGCTGGGGCTTTACTGGGAGCGGGCCAATGCCGCAGGCGCGCTGAGCGCTATGATTGTTGGCGGCGTGCTGTACGCCGTTCTTGCGACGTTTAATATTCAGTATCTGGGCTTCCATCCGATTGTGCCTTCGTTACTGTTAAGCTTACTGGCGTTTGTGGTAGGGAACCGTTTTGGTCAACCCGTCCCACAGCCCGCTGTGATTTCTACTGATAAATAA
- the mreC gene encoding rod shape-determining protein MreC produces the protein MKPIFSRGPSLQFRLILAVLVALGVIIADSRLGTFSQIRTYMDTAVSPFYFISNGPRELLDSVSQTLSSRDQLELENRALRQELLLKNSELLMLGQYKQENARLRELLGSPLRQDEQKMVTQVISTVNDPYSDQVVIDKGSVNGVYEGQPVISDKGVVGQVVAVAKLTSRVLLICDATHALPIQVLRNDIRVIAAGNGCTDDLQLEHLPANTDIRVGDVLVTSGLGGRFPEGYPVAVVSSVRLDTQRAYTVIQARPTAGLQRLRYLLLLWGADRNGSNPMTPEEVHRVANERLMQMMPQVLPSPDSMGPPAPVPAPATGLTQPLPDAPPPPQRSSGGQ, from the coding sequence ATGAAGCCAATTTTTAGCCGTGGCCCATCGCTACAGTTTCGCCTTATCCTGGCGGTGCTGGTTGCGCTTGGGGTCATTATTGCCGATAGCCGCCTCGGTACGTTCAGCCAGATCAGAACGTACATGGATACCGCCGTCAGTCCTTTCTACTTTATATCAAATGGTCCCCGTGAATTACTCGACTCCGTTTCGCAAACGCTGTCTTCGCGTGACCAACTCGAACTCGAAAACCGGGCGTTACGTCAGGAACTGCTGCTGAAAAACAGCGAGCTGTTAATGCTGGGTCAATATAAGCAGGAAAACGCGCGACTGCGTGAACTGCTTGGCTCGCCGCTGCGTCAGGATGAGCAGAAAATGGTCACCCAGGTGATCTCAACCGTCAACGATCCTTACAGCGATCAGGTTGTTATCGATAAAGGTAGCGTTAACGGCGTCTATGAAGGTCAGCCGGTCATCAGCGATAAGGGCGTTGTCGGCCAGGTGGTGGCGGTTGCTAAACTGACCAGCCGCGTGCTGCTGATTTGTGATGCTACCCATGCGCTGCCGATTCAGGTGCTGCGTAATGATATCCGCGTGATCGCGGCCGGTAACGGCTGCACGGACGATCTGCAGCTTGAACATCTGCCAGCCAATACGGATATCCGTGTGGGCGACGTGCTGGTGACGTCAGGTCTCGGCGGTCGTTTCCCTGAGGGCTATCCGGTTGCGGTGGTCTCCTCCGTGAGGCTTGATACGCAACGTGCCTACACCGTGATTCAGGCGCGTCCAACGGCCGGGTTACAGCGTCTGCGCTATCTGCTGCTGCTGTGGGGGGCCGATCGTAACGGATCAAATCCGATGACGCCGGAAGAGGTGCACCGTGTGGCGAATGAGCGTCTCATGCAGATGATGCCGCAGGTTCTCCCTTCGCCGGATTCGATGGGGCCGCCTGCGCCCGTCCCGGCTCCTGCAACGGGCTTAACGCAGCCGCTGCCGGACGCACCGCCACCGCCTCAGCGCTCGTCGGGAGGGCAGTAG